A DNA window from Hydra vulgaris chromosome 13, alternate assembly HydraT2T_AEP contains the following coding sequences:
- the LOC136089533 gene encoding uncharacterized protein LOC136089533, with amino-acid sequence MAKFTVSQIKDLLDIHENTLLKIFNEKFDKMEIKLLNLQEENTKLKKETNELKKSAEFLSEKYEAIVQELSEMKKKPNLTSNQNDITNVVVKDKLAELEDRSRRNNLRFTGIEEDENETWELSEEKIQNVLKTKLGFKSNVEIERAHRTGKKSSDGKKYNRTIIVKFLNYKDKKTALDNYVQLKLWNDRFYVNEDYSERTLELRKQLFKEAKDLRAKGKYANVVYNKLVTRDF; translated from the coding sequence atggctAAATTTACCGTTTCTCAAATTAAAGACCTGTTAGATATTCATGAGaatactttgttaaaaatatttaacgagAAGTTTGATAAAATGGAAATTAAGCTATTAAATCTTCAAgaagaaaatacaaaactaaaaaaagaaactaatgaACTAAAGAAGTCGGCGGAGTTTCTTAGCGAGAAATATGAAGCAATTGTTCAAGAGCTttctgaaatgaaaaaaaagccAAACTTAACATCAAACCAAAATGATATTACAAACGTTGTTGTCAAAGACAAACTAGCTGAGTTGGAAGACAGGAGCAGAAGAAATAACCTAAGGTTTACGGGAATTGAAGAAGATGAAAACGAAACGTGGGAATTGAGTGAGGAAaagattcaaaatgttttaaaaacaaaacttggatttaaaagtaatgttGAAATTGAACGGGCGCACAGGACAGGGAAAAAAAGTAGCGATGGAAAAAAGTACAACAGAACcataatagttaaatttttaaactacaaagacaaaaaaactgCGTTGGATAACTATGTTCAGTTAAAATTGTGGAACGATCGATTTTACGTAAATGAAGACTACAGTGAAAGAACTTTAGAATTGCgaaaacagttatttaaagAAGCAAAAGATTTGAGAGCCAAAGGTAAATATGCTaatgttgtatataataaactCGTAACGCGCGacttttaa
- the LOC136089189 gene encoding uncharacterized protein LOC136089189 isoform X1, with translation MMKKSSISHDTRKHLNDNKTNIKERSIESSGDSDISKESFVSFKVKKKWSSCRDEQSNDSSSSSPKIKKIAPSKCNSEKQNQMIKNSSVSLEDTRKNLNDDKTNKKDVILNPNYKYCPTCGSAAKDAPASKANLESARRSIKYRIREEAKITRTLFSLNNNTVNIQIIITEQTINKLPFNQIESFHDFDNQLKKMLHDVKCQKYFKTFGKFIFCSSKDYFTEYSSALQCLWARVKWCKKIEFFWHRNLQIFARYIVLFLTLTNINKVLFYVISYLTLKIHSLDVYFRSNSNKIS, from the exons atgATGAAGAAATCCAGTATATCACATGACACCAGGAAACATTTGAACgacaataaaacaaatataaaag AGCGTAGTATTGAAAGCAGTGGAGATAGTGATATTTCAAAAGAGTCCTTTGTTTCatttaaagtaaagaaaaaatggTCTTCATGTCGTGATGAACAATCTAATGATTCTTCATCCTCGTCCcccaaaataaagaaaatagcGCCTTCTAAATGTAACTCAGAGAAACAAAACC aaatgATAAAGAATTCCAGTGTATCACTTGAAGACACCAGGAAAAATTTAAACGacgataaaacaaataaaaaag atgtgaTACTTAATCCAAATTATAAGTATTGTCCTACATGTGGCTCTGCAG CTAAAGATGCTCCTGCGTCGAAAGCTAATCTGGAGTCTGCCAGGAGAAGCATTAAATATCGTATTAGAGAGGAAGCGAAAATCACAAGAACGTTATTTAGTCTTAACAATAACACTGTTAATAtccaaataataataactgaaCAGACGATTAACAAATTACCATTCAACCAAATAGAGAGTTTTCATGATTTTGATAACCAATTGAAGA aaatgctTCATGATGTTAAATGTCAAAAGTACTTTAAAACTTTCggaaaatttatcttttgtagTTCCAAAGATTATTTTACCGAATATTCAAGTGCTTTACAGTGCCTTTGGGCGAGAGTCAAATggtgtaaaaaaattgaatttttctgGCACAGAAACTTACAAATATTTGCTAGGTATATTGTCTTATTTCTAActttaacaaacataaataaagtattattttatgtaatttcttACTTAACCCTTAAAATACACAGTTTAGATGTTTATTTTAGAAGTAATTCCAATAAGATTTCCTGA
- the LOC136089189 gene encoding uncharacterized protein LOC136089189 isoform X2, translated as MMKKSSISHDTRKHLNDNKTNIKERSIESSGDSDISKESFVSFKVKKKWSSCRDEQSNDSSSSSPKIKKIAPSKCNSEKQNQMIKNSSVSLEDTRKNLNDDKTNKKDVILNPNYKYCPTCGSAAKDAPASKANLESARRSIKYRIREEAKITRTLFSLNNNTVNIQIIITEQTINKLPFNQIESFHDFDNQLKKMLHDVKCQKYFKTFGKFIFCSSKDYFTEYSSALQCLWARVKWCKKIEFFWHRNLQIFARSNSNKIS; from the exons atgATGAAGAAATCCAGTATATCACATGACACCAGGAAACATTTGAACgacaataaaacaaatataaaag AGCGTAGTATTGAAAGCAGTGGAGATAGTGATATTTCAAAAGAGTCCTTTGTTTCatttaaagtaaagaaaaaatggTCTTCATGTCGTGATGAACAATCTAATGATTCTTCATCCTCGTCCcccaaaataaagaaaatagcGCCTTCTAAATGTAACTCAGAGAAACAAAACC aaatgATAAAGAATTCCAGTGTATCACTTGAAGACACCAGGAAAAATTTAAACGacgataaaacaaataaaaaag atgtgaTACTTAATCCAAATTATAAGTATTGTCCTACATGTGGCTCTGCAG CTAAAGATGCTCCTGCGTCGAAAGCTAATCTGGAGTCTGCCAGGAGAAGCATTAAATATCGTATTAGAGAGGAAGCGAAAATCACAAGAACGTTATTTAGTCTTAACAATAACACTGTTAATAtccaaataataataactgaaCAGACGATTAACAAATTACCATTCAACCAAATAGAGAGTTTTCATGATTTTGATAACCAATTGAAGA aaatgctTCATGATGTTAAATGTCAAAAGTACTTTAAAACTTTCggaaaatttatcttttgtagTTCCAAAGATTATTTTACCGAATATTCAAGTGCTTTACAGTGCCTTTGGGCGAGAGTCAAATggtgtaaaaaaattgaatttttctgGCACAGAAACTTACAAATATTTGCTAG AAGTAATTCCAATAAGATTTCCTGA